Genomic segment of Anaerobacillus alkaliphilus:
TAATAATACCTACAGTGTATATGCTTCGGAGTCTGTTTTAGGTGACTACATAAGGCTTTCGTGGTTGCCTAAAGTTACAAATGGATTTTTCCTTCGAGCAGAGTCATTTTATAATTTTGCAACTCATCTGGATGAAGTGGATAATACAGGGTTTCGAGATTACGGTGGTAAATCACTTCACAAACAATCCCACGGAGAATCGTTCCTGTCACTATTTTTAAATCGCTTTAAAGGTCAAGCGATCTATCTTTTAGATGAGCCAGAAGCTGCATTATCACCAGCAAGGCAATTATCATTTTTAAGAATTATTCATGAGTTAGCATCCAAAAATCATGCGCAATTTATCATCGCAACTCATTCTCCAATTTTACTGGGCTATCCAGATGCGGAGATTTTAAGCTTTGATCATGGCAAAATTGCAAAAATAGATTATGAAATGACAGATCATTATCAGATAACGAAATACTTTTTACAACATCGGGATAAGTTTTTATCAGAAATACTAGGTGAGGATTAGCTACGCTTCTTTTGAAGGATAGCTTTTTACTTTTCTAACAAAAATAAGGAAAATAATGTTAAAATATATAAGGTATGGAGGTGGTTATTTGATAACCCGGATTAATCGTTACCTGTTATTTATTCTATTGTTTTTACTAGTAACAGGATGTCAAGGTGAAAAGGTAATACCACCCGCTAATGAAAACTACTTTAATTTTCAAACAAATTTAGAGAGTAGTAGTGGTGGGAAAGGTACACTGGACATCAATTTCCAACTAATAGAAGAAACCAATTACAATATAAATCTAACCTATAAGCTAACAAAATATGGTTCTGACATGATGTTACCAATTGAAGAAAAAAACTTGTTTCATGGTTTCATGGCAGCTGATATGCCAAAGGAGTTTCGTCTTGACATTGATAATCTAAATGAAGGCAAATATACTATTCAGCTCCAAGCGTTGTCAGAAGAAAATGAACACGGTGAAAGATGGGGCGCATTAAGAGAAATTATTTTTATAGTGAAAGAGGGCAAATTCACGATTGAGTATGAGAGTGATGTAAATGAGTAACGTAAGGTTTCTATACATAATGGAGGTTTGAACATGAAAAGATTGATGATGTTTTCGGTGATTGCTTGTTCCTGTCGGGCTGCTCAGACAATGATGCTTTAGTTTTGGAGTACGAAACTCAAATTGAGGAGAGAGATTTGGAGATTCGAGAGTTAACAGAAGAACTGAGCTTTGTAAAAGACCAATTAGAAAAACAGACGAAGCAACTAGTGAATATTAGCGGTGATATACAGGTATTGGACCATAAAGAAAGACGAATTATGAGTTTAATAGTTGACCAAGAGTATGACCAAATAAGAGATGAGTATAGTGTCGATTTTGAAGTGATCGATGGGAAAATATATTTTGACAGACTTAGTGACTATGACTATTACTATTACTTTCCAACAGAATTAGCAGGATTACCGATGTATTTTTACATGTATAATCCAAACCCGGAATTTACACAAGTGGGTTACTTTCTTTATGATGATGACCGGAAATACGATATTCATTTTCACTTTGAGAACAATAATGAGTTCACTTATGTAGCGACGGAGTAAATAATAGGAGTTGTTTCCATGACAAGTTTGTATTTTGTAAGACACGCACATTCTACCTATACCCCTGATGAGTTAGGGAGACCCTTGTCCGAGAAGGGTTTTGCGGATGCTAAAACGGTCACTGAATTATTAATGAATGAAGGTATTGATGCTGTTGTATCAAGTCCATATAAGCGGGCAGTTCAAACTGTCGAAGGCATTGCCAATTACATAAATAAAGAAATTGAAATTATCGAAGGCTTTAAGGAGAGAACGTTAACGACAGTTCCTGCTGAGGATTTCACATTAGCGATAACCAAAGTGTGGGAAGATTATGACTTCTCATGGGAAGGTGGGGAGTCCAATCATGTGGCCCAAAAGAGGGGTGTAGCCTCTACATATGAAATCCTAGATCAGTATAGAGGTAGAAACGTAGTAATCGGAACACATGGAAATATCATGGTTTTAATTATGAATTTCTTTGACAAAAAATATGATTTCTCGTTTTGGAAAAGCCTTGATATGCCTGATATTTATAAACTAACCTTTGAAGGAACAGAGTTAATAGGCGTAACGAGAGTGTGGGTTAAGCCGTAATTAACCTTAAGTTGAGGTTAGTTCTAAGAGAGAAATTTAAGAGTTTTACGAATGGGAGTTAAAATGATGTTTATTGGTTAGGAGGAAA
This window contains:
- a CDS encoding AAA family ATPase produces the protein MFLKKISMMREEVPSFERFPFSIPSLNKLEEINLSSNVTFFVGENGSGKSTLLEAVADKCEFNTAGGGRNNTYSVYASESVLGDYIRLSWLPKVTNGFFLRAESFYNFATHLDEVDNTGFRDYGGKSLHKQSHGESFLSLFLNRFKGQAIYLLDEPEAALSPARQLSFLRIIHELASKNHAQFIIATHSPILLGYPDAEILSFDHGKIAKIDYEMTDHYQITKYFLQHRDKFLSEILGED
- a CDS encoding histidine phosphatase family protein, which encodes MTSLYFVRHAHSTYTPDELGRPLSEKGFADAKTVTELLMNEGIDAVVSSPYKRAVQTVEGIANYINKEIEIIEGFKERTLTTVPAEDFTLAITKVWEDYDFSWEGGESNHVAQKRGVASTYEILDQYRGRNVVIGTHGNIMVLIMNFFDKKYDFSFWKSLDMPDIYKLTFEGTELIGVTRVWVKP